Proteins encoded together in one Bacteroides zoogleoformans window:
- a CDS encoding ABC transporter substrate-binding protein, whose translation MMRISAIGIAFCCILSITSCGAKSKQTSGQDAVAADCSVAATDTAAIVTPVYAKGYAVKYLPGNVRLVDIHDPQKESSRTFHYALVPKGTQPAGIPDDYTVIETPVRHVICMTSLQLSNFIRLNACDCVAGITSTRHLFNKEMNERLKTGKTAKIGIEGNFDNEVIISMNPDVIFISPFKRGGYDAMRETGIPLVPHLGYKEMTPLGQAEWIKFIGMFIGREAEANEVFAAIEKRYTELKQLAAGVKRRPVVFSGEIRGGNWYAVGGKSFLAELFRDAGADYFLKDDPRSGGVTLDFETVYSQAESADFWRIVNSYDGKFSYDALKSLDPRYADFRAFCEKKVVYCNMSDKPFYESMPMQPEVVLEDLIHAFHPHLLPDYKPAYYELLKE comes from the coding sequence ATGATGCGAATATCAGCCATAGGCATTGCTTTTTGCTGCATTTTATCCATAACTTCGTGTGGAGCAAAATCAAAACAAACTTCCGGACAAGATGCCGTCGCGGCCGATTGTTCCGTTGCCGCGACAGACACGGCAGCCATTGTCACTCCCGTTTATGCGAAAGGGTATGCGGTGAAATACCTTCCGGGCAATGTGCGCTTGGTAGACATACACGACCCTCAGAAAGAGAGTAGCCGCACTTTTCATTATGCGTTGGTGCCCAAGGGAACACAGCCTGCGGGCATTCCCGATGACTATACGGTCATCGAGACACCGGTGCGGCACGTCATCTGCATGACCTCGTTGCAACTCTCCAACTTCATCCGCCTGAATGCCTGCGATTGCGTGGCAGGCATCACCAGTACCCGGCATCTTTTCAACAAAGAGATGAACGAACGCCTGAAGACGGGCAAGACTGCTAAAATCGGCATCGAGGGGAATTTTGACAATGAGGTGATAATAAGCATGAATCCGGACGTTATCTTTATCTCTCCCTTCAAACGGGGAGGGTATGACGCCATGCGCGAAACCGGCATTCCGCTCGTTCCACATTTGGGATATAAGGAGATGACTCCGTTGGGACAAGCCGAATGGATTAAATTTATCGGCATGTTTATCGGGAGGGAGGCGGAAGCGAACGAGGTGTTCGCCGCGATAGAGAAACGATATACCGAATTGAAACAACTGGCTGCCGGCGTGAAGAGACGCCCGGTGGTGTTCAGCGGAGAGATAAGGGGAGGAAACTGGTATGCCGTGGGAGGGAAGAGCTTCCTTGCAGAGTTGTTTCGTGATGCCGGCGCGGACTATTTCCTGAAAGACGACCCCCGTTCGGGCGGTGTGACATTGGACTTTGAAACGGTGTACAGCCAAGCGGAAAGTGCCGACTTCTGGCGCATAGTGAACAGCTACGACGGTAAGTTCTCTTACGATGCCTTGAAGTCGCTCGATCCGCGCTATGCCGATTTCCGGGCCTTCTGCGAAAAAAAAGTCGTCTACTGCAACATGAGCGATAAACCTTTCTACGAGAGCATGCCCATGCAGCCCGAAGTGGTGCTCGAAGATTTGATACATGCTTTCCATCCCCATTTGCTGCCCGATTACAAACCTGCCTACTACGAACTGCTGAAAGAATGA
- the cobI gene encoding precorrin-2 C(20)-methyltransferase, whose translation MYSVLFVSLGPGDPELITVKGLKALQNADCIFCPETVNKKSLTSPGTSHAAAILHQLEINTKCIIRFAVPMSRQRDKAMAAYDSLFAEIEKLHADGKKICVAAEGDAGFYASIHYVYERLQKEGIPVEHIAGVPSFIAAGARAGIHLVSGTETLTILPGTATADEVARHIEREEAVVIMKLSKCAQNMHELIRLHPEYDYHYFENVGTANDVYLDRPDLILSRAFPYFSMLIARRPENADMKEVIHTFS comes from the coding sequence ATGTATTCTGTTCTATTCGTATCCCTCGGTCCCGGTGATCCGGAACTGATTACCGTAAAAGGCCTGAAAGCCTTGCAAAACGCCGACTGCATCTTCTGTCCGGAGACAGTGAACAAAAAATCCTTAACATCTCCGGGCACCTCGCATGCGGCCGCCATTCTTCACCAACTGGAAATCAATACAAAGTGCATCATCCGCTTTGCCGTTCCGATGAGCAGGCAGCGTGACAAAGCCATGGCGGCATACGATAGCCTTTTTGCGGAAATAGAGAAACTGCATGCCGACGGGAAGAAAATATGTGTGGCCGCCGAAGGCGATGCAGGCTTTTACGCTTCCATACACTATGTGTACGAACGACTGCAAAAAGAAGGAATCCCGGTAGAGCACATCGCCGGTGTGCCTTCATTTATAGCAGCCGGTGCACGAGCCGGCATCCATCTTGTCAGCGGAACCGAGACACTGACCATACTTCCCGGCACGGCTACAGCCGACGAAGTGGCTCGCCACATAGAACGAGAAGAGGCTGTCGTCATCATGAAACTCTCCAAGTGTGCGCAAAACATGCACGAACTCATCCGGCTGCATCCGGAATACGATTATCACTATTTCGAGAACGTGGGCACCGCCAACGATGTGTATCTCGACCGTCCCGACCTGATTCTTTCCCGTGCGTTCCCCTACTTCTCCATGCTCATTGCCCGCCGACCGGAAAATGCCGATATGAAAGAAGTCATTCATACATTTTCGTAA
- a CDS encoding AlbA family DNA-binding domain-containing protein: MEQNKLTPMQAYKIGDVIDYKVRSLFTTYCELIDEKTGIKSYLQGTARLVLFKGQTVKCRILAVSEKHPKIELMNISAFEQSKHNLTEEKLTGLLESRGIAWNTKEFVKILLTEEKEKSFETQCHRWIQNLLNKKTDLQTVRKDCSDLLELSDLLNICSHNERDFYQERLTLIIEQTGYYIRATELINNEAKEDTEDTPTLFIDNLFNKLKVSGFVYHPSKNFSILSSLFLCKPELMNNRMKELLDIISDKNIQIWEREPFGSALIKLLDLYIRECDGKIDKTKENKVLIDNNMLALAIQLLLIKDSKISNIADYRLNAARLCLLSSYLYPSNPGRLVNAAYSILFNSNAKLPAYTIEKVMVLPHYIFSSSYDNIDTVNSFSQGNGRLLISEKGIHLQSAGEKGNLRPVFPNELRLWKNLQVFLLSKPKTSLTSVKPNDITPYQSVWSEIETEFFDIKKRPVVIANKNKKQHRTGETVKITFTGQDVNYRDKYFCQIEDEIGGNGFICVDDIVPYSISTSLRHFYASDGSRLIFQALIIDKEDDLFRFSMLEDLKTFFSDNYYDDDEDIICSVGNVPNNYGMAPAITKEGVSVSIRNAGNFEGIEKNSIVRCRLIGAGSGTFHIACDILGFTSFDFDLNTAFKNLMEACSLGKISENITQQEEEQILESDNLIDESYVKEVIYLIDRMALIDTEYVKSFNYLGFARILCLLIGWESQAAYYKGRMDIIVMLHDFAQNSKVDEEKLTQLEHANAELFSNNAVLRERFMQLQTVSFIGKVEHNADLFNLASSNPYLKNLASLVLAYNITKSNGLESSATNIHNKIIQLLNLKGYETGLKLYGTGEENEETEYKTSIVFFAEDNGSFPNQVKQMDEILKVINSFFNTRGGTLYIGVNNFGYGVSVEEDLKTSLYYGDKDKYSRSIVDAVASTWGNRATTYINKIGFDEENTDKNILIIEVLPIPSGLPYNEHWYIRKAGSKRKLTEIEFNEYQKLSRKLHTAPSTEEISEEMTETNQEPDNAAMPLITSKDYEIMTSRIRKNVLSEWDDPENYVEPIGFFKFLNSGKFKKIDDYDFDDASLLTLVVKESEKTGYMVLGYDNGHIVKVPVEELLEYTNREYSRNTESKLIFASLANENDAVITVSKENKTRPKVVMRLDRLSGFEEGRLMDSGEMPYNEGLVSRILAYDVIPDEYIEDFNSILDKPKTSTGSSKNFLAKDMVNKLHLWGIKEI; this comes from the coding sequence ATGGAACAAAACAAACTAACCCCGATGCAGGCCTATAAAATAGGTGATGTCATAGATTATAAAGTAAGATCTCTGTTTACCACCTATTGTGAACTGATAGACGAGAAGACAGGAATAAAATCGTACCTGCAAGGTACGGCCAGACTTGTCCTATTCAAGGGGCAGACAGTTAAATGCAGGATACTGGCCGTAAGTGAAAAGCATCCAAAGATAGAACTGATGAACATTAGCGCATTTGAGCAAAGCAAACATAACCTGACAGAAGAGAAGCTCACGGGACTGCTCGAATCGCGAGGAATAGCGTGGAACACAAAAGAATTCGTCAAAATACTATTGACAGAGGAAAAAGAGAAATCCTTTGAAACCCAATGCCATCGGTGGATTCAGAACCTATTAAACAAAAAAACCGACTTGCAGACCGTCAGAAAGGATTGCTCTGACTTATTGGAGCTTTCAGACTTACTTAACATTTGCAGCCATAACGAAAGAGACTTCTATCAAGAAAGGCTTACTCTGATTATAGAGCAAACAGGCTATTATATCAGAGCCACCGAACTTATCAATAATGAAGCCAAGGAAGACACAGAAGATACGCCCACCCTTTTTATAGACAATTTATTCAACAAGCTCAAGGTCTCCGGTTTTGTCTATCATCCGAGCAAGAACTTCAGCATACTGTCCAGCTTGTTTCTTTGTAAGCCGGAATTGATGAATAACCGGATGAAAGAACTGCTTGACATCATCAGTGACAAAAATATTCAGATATGGGAGAGAGAACCCTTCGGCAGCGCATTGATTAAACTGTTGGATCTCTACATCAGAGAGTGTGATGGAAAGATTGACAAAACCAAGGAGAACAAAGTGTTGATAGACAACAATATGTTGGCTTTGGCCATACAGCTCTTGCTGATTAAGGATTCAAAGATTTCGAATATAGCCGACTATCGCCTGAATGCAGCCAGGCTTTGCCTGCTTTCTTCTTACCTGTACCCGTCAAATCCGGGAAGACTGGTCAATGCCGCATATTCTATCCTATTCAATTCAAATGCCAAATTACCGGCATATACGATTGAGAAAGTGATGGTATTGCCACATTACATATTCAGTTCTTCCTATGACAACATCGATACGGTTAACTCTTTCTCTCAGGGAAATGGGCGACTATTAATATCCGAAAAGGGTATCCATCTACAGTCTGCGGGTGAGAAAGGAAACTTAAGGCCTGTTTTTCCAAATGAACTCAGGTTATGGAAAAACTTGCAAGTATTCTTGCTTTCCAAACCAAAAACAAGTCTTACGTCCGTTAAGCCAAACGACATCACTCCTTACCAATCTGTCTGGTCTGAAATTGAAACAGAATTCTTCGACATAAAAAAGAGACCTGTTGTAATTGCCAATAAAAACAAAAAGCAGCATAGGACCGGCGAAACAGTGAAGATCACCTTTACAGGACAAGACGTCAATTACAGGGACAAATACTTCTGTCAGATTGAGGATGAAATAGGCGGCAACGGCTTTATCTGTGTGGACGATATAGTGCCCTACTCCATATCAACTTCACTGCGCCATTTCTATGCCTCTGACGGCAGCCGGCTCATTTTTCAGGCCCTGATCATTGACAAGGAAGACGATTTGTTCAGGTTTTCTATGCTCGAAGATTTAAAGACCTTTTTTTCGGATAACTATTATGACGACGATGAAGATATCATATGCTCGGTAGGAAATGTCCCAAACAATTACGGCATGGCTCCGGCCATTACGAAAGAAGGTGTCAGCGTCAGTATCAGAAATGCGGGCAACTTCGAGGGGATAGAAAAGAACAGTATCGTACGTTGCAGGCTAATCGGTGCCGGCTCCGGGACCTTCCATATAGCTTGTGACATTTTGGGTTTTACATCTTTCGATTTCGACTTGAATACCGCTTTCAAAAATCTTATGGAAGCTTGCAGCCTGGGTAAAATTTCTGAAAATATAACGCAACAAGAGGAAGAGCAAATACTGGAAAGTGACAATCTGATTGACGAATCGTATGTGAAAGAGGTCATCTACCTGATTGACAGAATGGCTTTGATAGATACAGAATATGTCAAGTCTTTCAATTATCTTGGGTTTGCAAGGATTCTTTGTTTGTTAATCGGTTGGGAATCTCAGGCCGCATATTACAAGGGAAGAATGGATATAATAGTGATGCTGCACGATTTTGCTCAAAACTCCAAGGTAGATGAAGAAAAGTTGACACAACTTGAACATGCAAATGCAGAACTATTCAGTAACAATGCCGTCCTTCGGGAAAGGTTTATGCAGCTACAGACAGTCAGCTTCATCGGCAAAGTTGAGCACAACGCTGACTTGTTCAATCTTGCAAGCTCCAACCCATATTTAAAGAATCTGGCTTCACTTGTACTGGCTTATAACATCACCAAATCGAATGGATTGGAGAGTAGCGCGACGAATATTCACAACAAAATTATCCAACTGCTGAACCTGAAAGGATATGAAACAGGCCTAAAACTCTATGGGACCGGAGAAGAAAACGAGGAAACAGAGTATAAGACCAGCATCGTATTCTTTGCCGAGGACAATGGTTCTTTTCCAAACCAAGTGAAGCAGATGGATGAGATTCTGAAAGTGATAAACTCTTTCTTCAACACAAGGGGAGGCACTCTATACATTGGCGTCAACAATTTCGGATACGGTGTAAGCGTCGAAGAGGATCTAAAAACTTCTCTCTATTACGGCGATAAAGACAAATACAGCAGGTCGATTGTTGATGCCGTCGCCTCGACATGGGGAAACAGGGCCACTACATACATCAATAAGATTGGCTTTGACGAAGAGAACACTGATAAGAACATCTTGATAATAGAGGTTCTTCCTATTCCATCCGGTTTGCCCTACAATGAACATTGGTATATCCGCAAGGCCGGCAGTAAGAGGAAACTGACGGAAATAGAGTTTAACGAGTATCAAAAGCTGAGCCGGAAGCTGCATACCGCCCCTTCCACAGAAGAAATATCGGAAGAGATGACAGAGACCAATCAGGAGCCTGACAATGCCGCCATGCCTCTTATCACCTCGAAAGACTATGAGATAATGACAAGCCGCATCAGAAAGAACGTGTTATCGGAATGGGACGATCCTGAGAATTATGTAGAACCGATAGGGTTCTTTAAATTCCTCAACAGCGGTAAATTTAAGAAAATAGATGATTACGATTTTGATGACGCATCTCTGTTGACATTAGTCGTTAAAGAGAGTGAGAAAACAGGCTATATGGTTTTGGGCTATGACAATGGACATATTGTCAAGGTGCCTGTAGAGGAACTGCTTGAATATACCAATAGAGAATATTCCAGAAACACTGAAAGCAAGTTAATCTTCGCCTCTTTAGCCAATGAAAATGATGCGGTTATTACAGTTTCCAAAGAAAATAAGACACGGCCAAAGGTGGTAATGCGGTTAGACAGGCTGTCGGGTTTTGAGGAAGGGAGACTCATGGATAGTGGAGAAATGCCATATAATGAAGGGCTGGTAAGTAGGATTCTGGCCTATGATGTGATACCAGACGAGTATATCGAGGACTTCAATAGTATTCTTGACAAACCAAAGACTTCCACGGGCTCCTCAAAGAACTTTTTGGCTAAAGACATGGTCAATAAGCTCCACCTATGGGGCATAAAGGAGATTTGA
- a CDS encoding OPT family oligopeptide transporter produces MKQEEEPITGLPENAFRELKPGEVYNPLMSPDRKYAEVNVWSVTWGILMAVLFSAAAAYLGLKVGQVFEAAIPIAIIAVGVSGAAKRKNALGENVIIQSIGASSGVIVAGAIFTLPALYILQETYPKEITVTFTQVFVSSLLGGILGILFLIPFRKYFVSDMHGKYPFPEATATTQVLVSGEKGGSQAKPLLMAGIIGGLYDFIVATFGWWNENFTTRVCGFGEMLAEKAKLVFKVNTGAAVLGLGYIVGLKYASIICAGSLAVWWIIIPGMSLIWGDSVLNQWNPEITATIGSMSPEEIFKYYAKSIGIGGIAMAGVIGIIKSWGIIKSAMGLAAKEMGGKADAKASVRRTQRDISMKIIAIGSIITLLLVVLFFYFDVMQGNLTHTIVAILLVAGIAFLFTTVAANAIAIVGTNPVSGMTLMTLILASVVMVSAGLKGPGGMVAALVMGGVVCTALSMAGGFITDLKIGYWLGSTPAKQETWKFLGTLVSAATVGGVMIILNKTYGFTSGQLAAPQANAMAAVIEPLMNGVGAPWLLYAIGAVIAVILNFCKIPALAFALGMFIPLELNVPLVVGGAVNWYVTGRSKDASLNAERGEKGTLLASGFIAGGALMGVVSAAMRFGGINLVNGAWVQNTWSEVLALGAYAILILYFIKSSMKTK; encoded by the coding sequence ATGAAACAAGAAGAAGAACCAATTACCGGATTACCGGAAAATGCGTTCCGTGAATTGAAACCGGGAGAAGTGTATAACCCATTGATGAGCCCCGACAGGAAATATGCAGAAGTCAATGTCTGGTCGGTGACATGGGGCATCCTGATGGCCGTCCTCTTTTCGGCCGCAGCCGCCTATTTAGGATTGAAAGTGGGACAAGTGTTCGAAGCGGCCATCCCTATCGCCATCATCGCCGTAGGTGTATCGGGTGCGGCAAAACGTAAAAACGCGTTGGGCGAAAATGTAATTATACAATCCATCGGCGCAAGCTCGGGCGTCATCGTGGCGGGGGCCATCTTCACCCTTCCGGCACTCTATATCCTCCAAGAAACCTATCCTAAAGAAATCACCGTGACCTTTACCCAAGTATTCGTCAGCTCTTTGTTGGGCGGCATATTGGGCATTCTTTTCCTTATCCCTTTCCGTAAATATTTCGTAAGCGACATGCACGGCAAATACCCCTTTCCGGAAGCAACAGCCACCACACAGGTGCTCGTCTCGGGCGAAAAGGGCGGCAGTCAGGCCAAGCCGTTGTTGATGGCAGGTATAATAGGCGGACTCTATGACTTCATCGTAGCCACTTTCGGGTGGTGGAACGAGAATTTCACCACCCGCGTATGCGGCTTCGGCGAAATGCTGGCTGAAAAGGCCAAGCTGGTATTCAAGGTCAACACCGGCGCCGCCGTATTGGGGTTGGGCTACATTGTCGGACTGAAATACGCCTCCATCATCTGTGCCGGTTCGCTGGCTGTCTGGTGGATTATCATCCCCGGCATGTCTCTGATTTGGGGAGATTCGGTACTGAACCAATGGAATCCTGAAATCACGGCTACCATAGGCTCCATGTCTCCGGAAGAGATATTCAAGTACTATGCCAAGAGCATCGGCATCGGCGGTATTGCCATGGCAGGTGTCATCGGCATCATCAAGTCATGGGGCATCATCAAGAGTGCCATGGGGCTGGCCGCAAAGGAAATGGGTGGAAAAGCCGATGCAAAAGCAAGCGTCAGACGCACACAGCGGGATATTTCCATGAAGATTATTGCCATCGGCTCTATCATCACCTTGCTACTAGTCGTCCTGTTCTTCTATTTTGACGTGATGCAGGGCAATCTGACGCATACCATCGTTGCCATCCTGCTCGTTGCAGGCATCGCGTTTTTGTTCACCACCGTGGCGGCCAATGCCATCGCCATTGTGGGTACCAACCCCGTTTCGGGCATGACGCTGATGACACTGATTCTGGCATCAGTAGTGATGGTATCCGCCGGACTGAAAGGTCCCGGAGGAATGGTGGCAGCCCTTGTCATGGGCGGTGTGGTGTGTACGGCCTTGTCTATGGCAGGAGGCTTCATCACCGACCTGAAAATAGGCTATTGGCTGGGCAGCACACCCGCCAAGCAGGAGACATGGAAGTTTCTCGGCACACTTGTTTCCGCGGCTACCGTAGGCGGCGTGATGATTATTCTGAACAAAACATACGGTTTCACCAGTGGACAGTTGGCCGCTCCTCAAGCCAATGCCATGGCTGCCGTCATCGAACCGCTGATGAACGGCGTGGGCGCTCCGTGGTTGCTGTATGCCATCGGAGCCGTGATTGCCGTTATCCTGAACTTCTGTAAGATTCCGGCACTGGCCTTTGCTTTGGGTATGTTCATCCCGCTGGAACTGAATGTTCCGCTGGTAGTGGGTGGCGCCGTCAACTGGTATGTGACCGGTCGCAGCAAAGATGCCTCTCTTAATGCCGAACGCGGAGAAAAAGGCACATTGCTTGCATCCGGCTTCATTGCAGGCGGTGCGCTGATGGGCGTGGTAAGTGCAGCCATGCGCTTCGGAGGAATCAACCTGGTGAACGGCGCATGGGTGCAGAACACATGGTCGGAAGTGCTGGCATTGGGCGCATACGCCATCTTGATACTCTACTTTATAAAATCTTCCATGAAAACCAAATAA
- a CDS encoding DUF1573 domain-containing protein encodes MKKIVFYMMLLVISIGYAHAQGQADIKFEKTEHNFGTFSENNPVVNFTFKFTNIGDAPLVIHQAVASCGCTVPEYSQEPILPGKSGTVKVTYNGAGRFPGHFKKSITLRTNAKTEIMRLFIEGDMTAKE; translated from the coding sequence ATGAAGAAAATTGTTTTTTATATGATGCTGTTAGTGATAAGCATCGGTTATGCCCATGCACAAGGACAGGCAGACATCAAATTCGAGAAGACCGAGCATAATTTTGGTACATTCTCCGAAAACAACCCGGTGGTGAACTTTACTTTCAAATTCACCAACATAGGCGATGCGCCCTTGGTTATCCATCAAGCCGTGGCTTCCTGCGGATGCACAGTTCCCGAATATTCGCAGGAACCGATATTGCCCGGAAAAAGCGGAACCGTGAAAGTGACGTACAACGGAGCCGGCAGATTTCCCGGACACTTCAAGAAGTCCATCACCTTGCGCACCAATGCCAAGACTGAAATCATGAGACTCTTCATTGAAGGAGATATGACCGCAAAAGAATGA